A genome region from Arachidicoccus soli includes the following:
- a CDS encoding sigma-54 interaction domain-containing protein has translation MDLQTVKNRFDIIGNAQALNYALKVAIQVANTDLSVLIAGESGVGKEAFSQIIHSLSARKHNQFIAVNCGAIPEGTIDSELFGHEKGSFTGAVDHRKGYFETVNGGTIFLDEIGEMPLGTQARLLRVLETGEYIRVGSSKVQKTDVRVIAATNRDLYEFTQSGKFREDLYYRLNTVPIRVPALKDRKEDIYLLFRKFVADFSEKYKKQPLQLDEQAIQLLTNYPWPGNVRELKNIAEQISVLSTSININAAELQRFLPELHNNRLPVLASQKYAGSEFANEREILYKLFFDMKKDVTELKKMFVELLKNPSIANSMNDYTKENLLNKFDDEPNNANIQPYYANNALATSSPTEYNNHQQPVILQPQSDANIHAHEEVEETLNIMDKEKELIEKALKKHRGKRKDAAYDLGISERTLYRKLKEYNIEG, from the coding sequence ATGGATTTACAAACAGTAAAAAACAGATTTGATATCATTGGTAATGCGCAAGCGCTTAACTATGCCTTAAAGGTGGCTATTCAGGTAGCCAACACGGATTTAAGTGTATTAATCGCAGGCGAGAGCGGTGTAGGGAAAGAAGCATTTTCACAAATCATTCATTCTTTATCGGCACGCAAGCACAACCAATTTATTGCTGTGAACTGCGGAGCTATTCCGGAAGGGACTATCGATAGCGAATTATTTGGGCACGAAAAAGGCTCATTTACCGGTGCGGTAGATCACCGCAAAGGTTATTTTGAGACGGTAAACGGTGGAACAATTTTCCTCGATGAGATAGGCGAAATGCCGTTGGGTACACAAGCAAGACTATTACGTGTTTTAGAAACAGGTGAATATATTCGAGTAGGTTCTTCAAAAGTTCAAAAGACTGATGTGCGTGTAATTGCAGCTACAAATAGAGATTTGTATGAATTTACGCAGTCAGGAAAGTTTAGAGAAGATTTATATTATCGCTTAAACACCGTACCTATTCGAGTGCCGGCGCTTAAAGACCGTAAAGAAGATATTTATCTGTTATTCAGAAAATTTGTCGCAGATTTTTCAGAAAAATATAAAAAACAACCGCTGCAATTAGATGAACAAGCAATTCAGCTTTTGACAAATTACCCTTGGCCCGGGAATGTACGTGAGCTGAAAAATATAGCTGAGCAAATTTCTGTTCTAAGTACATCTATTAATATAAATGCAGCAGAACTTCAACGATTTTTACCTGAACTGCACAACAATCGTTTGCCTGTACTGGCTTCACAAAAGTATGCAGGCAGCGAGTTTGCGAATGAAAGGGAAATTTTGTACAAACTCTTTTTCGATATGAAAAAAGATGTAACCGAATTGAAAAAAATGTTTGTAGAATTATTGAAGAATCCTTCCATTGCCAATTCAATGAATGATTATACAAAAGAAAATTTATTGAATAAATTTGACGATGAGCCTAATAATGCAAATATTCAACCCTATTATGCAAATAATGCCCTTGCCACCTCTTCTCCAACTGAATACAACAATCATCAGCAGCCAGTAATACTGCAACCACAATCTGATGCCAATATTCATGCTCATGAAGAAGTGGAAGAAACACTTAATATCATGGATAAGGAAAAAGAATTAATTGAAAAAGCGCTCAAGAAACATCGTGGCAAAAGAAAAGACGCAGCTTA
- the miaB gene encoding tRNA (N6-isopentenyl adenosine(37)-C2)-methylthiotransferase MiaB, with protein MEELKLQQKEIVEIRQGEAYAPFINDENIYTKKFYIESYGCQMNFSDSEIVASILNKEGFGATRNCEEADLIFVNTCSIREKAEQTVRKRLTEFRKIKESRPGTLVGVLGCMAERLKSKFLEEEKLVDIVVGPDAYRALPALVEEAETGQKAVNVMLSRDETYADISPVRLNSNGVSAFISIMRGCNNMCSFCVVPFTRGRERSRNPISIVAEAQDLYDRGFKEVTLLGQNVDSFYFLDEEKNETITFAKLLELVAQVHPDLRIRFSTSHPKDITEDVLHTIAKYENICNYIHLPVQSGSTRILQLMNRTYTREWYMAKVAQIKKIIPDCGISSDMITGFCTETEEDHQDTLSIMRFSEYDYAYMFYYSERPGTLAARRYEDDVPLETKKRRLQEVVDLQYQLSLNSNLKDVGKTFKVLIEGESKKSTNDWMARNSQNKVIVFPKGDHRFKKGDYVTIKVKECNKATLLGEVV; from the coding sequence ATGGAAGAATTGAAACTCCAACAAAAAGAAATTGTTGAAATAAGGCAAGGAGAGGCGTATGCGCCTTTTATAAATGATGAGAATATTTATACCAAGAAATTTTATATAGAAAGTTATGGTTGTCAAATGAATTTTAGCGATAGCGAGATTGTAGCCTCTATTTTAAATAAGGAAGGTTTTGGTGCTACCCGCAATTGTGAAGAAGCGGATTTAATTTTTGTAAACACCTGCTCTATCCGCGAAAAAGCTGAACAAACAGTTCGTAAACGCTTGACCGAATTTAGAAAAATAAAAGAGTCAAGGCCCGGAACATTGGTGGGCGTACTGGGCTGCATGGCAGAACGTTTAAAATCAAAATTTTTAGAAGAAGAAAAACTTGTGGATATAGTTGTAGGCCCGGATGCATATCGAGCCTTACCCGCATTAGTAGAAGAGGCGGAAACCGGACAAAAAGCGGTAAATGTAATGCTTAGCCGCGATGAAACATATGCAGACATTTCGCCAGTCAGGCTCAACAGTAATGGGGTATCTGCTTTCATCTCCATTATGCGTGGTTGCAACAATATGTGCAGTTTTTGCGTGGTGCCATTTACACGCGGGCGCGAACGCAGTCGTAACCCAATTTCCATTGTTGCAGAAGCACAAGATTTATACGACAGAGGGTTTAAAGAAGTCACACTTCTTGGTCAGAATGTAGATAGTTTTTATTTTTTAGATGAAGAGAAAAATGAAACAATCACTTTTGCAAAACTATTGGAATTGGTAGCGCAGGTACATCCCGATCTAAGAATACGGTTTAGCACTTCGCATCCCAAAGATATTACGGAAGACGTATTGCATACGATTGCCAAATACGAAAATATTTGCAATTATATCCATCTTCCGGTTCAAAGCGGAAGCACACGTATTTTGCAATTAATGAACCGCACCTATACGCGTGAGTGGTATATGGCTAAAGTTGCACAGATAAAAAAGATTATTCCCGACTGCGGTATCAGCAGCGACATGATCACTGGTTTTTGTACAGAAACAGAAGAAGACCACCAAGATACGCTCAGTATTATGCGCTTTAGCGAATACGACTATGCTTACATGTTTTACTATAGTGAAAGGCCAGGGACACTTGCAGCTCGTAGATATGAAGACGATGTGCCTTTAGAAACAAAAAAACGCCGATTGCAGGAAGTGGTGGATTTGCAATACCAACTTTCTTTAAACAGCAACCTTAAGGATGTAGGTAAAACCTTTAAAGTATTAATTGAAGGAGAAAGTAAAAAAAGCACAAACGACTGGATGGCGCGCAATTCACAGAATAAAGTAATTGTATTTCCCAAAGGTGATCACCGCTTCAAAAAAGGTGACTATGTCACTATTAAAGTAAAAGAATGCAATAAAGCAACCTTGCTGGGAGAAGTTGTTTAA